A stretch of the Corylus avellana chromosome ca6, CavTom2PMs-1.0 genome encodes the following:
- the LOC132184295 gene encoding uncharacterized protein LOC132184295, which yields MMKLGSQENDFSLEQSLDGSFRNFISGFSHNDNDLSPGQSLDGSFRKSNSVISTHSISGISASSKFVPTSKRVFKGLKDYGRKLVNLELFTESLEDWVLENSCADSADDEQFFDCPFLIDELCKLDLALEGVLFQQLFRMPCSPSLTDDLKEEEYLALEDFLHVVANGLWRTFWHKSGPLPFFVSCPRHPGSKFYTVEKAISRGRLQELSGLALLSKTSSNLQVHWDQVVEFVLFKSDILSGNELKLSAHTICEALFYGFHILVSRSLSKISTINSDSVFLLVLDSKYGAVVKLGGDLGKLDLNSSNPYQAVAEWIKAHAEVCVSSVDRIWNKLGNANWGDLGTLQVLLATFYSIVQWNGPPRKSIASLASDHSLRLQKRRIECRLSDQNETAIVPFQQSTHQHGEIVELDQNDNSFLRKQALRLKLKKGEILLLDDQRHGQKSFQIQESLLGGNSFLYSAVSLDYPTELLSLYVGAHPSRLEPSWEDMSLWYQVQRQTKVLNILKQQGISSKYLPDIMASGRILHSGSCKKQSPGGRCDHQWCGTPILVTSPVGEPLTSVVAREGSFSSEEAIRCCRDCLAALRSAAMASVQHGDICPENIIRVVDMQGPRNRFFYVPISWGRAVLEDRDSPAINLQFSSSHALQHGKLCPASDAESLVYLLFLICGGSIEQQDSIESALQWRERSWAKRFIQQQLGEVSALLKAFADYVDSLCGTPYPVDYDIWLKRLNRAVDGSDDRGKTIEEVAITLRLEDVAESSGTSGGGP from the coding sequence TTATCTCTACTCATAGTATCTCTGGCATTTCAGCTTCAAGCAAGTTTGTTCCTACTTCCAAAAGAGTGTTTAAAGGGCTAAAGGACTATGGAAGGAAACTCGTCAACCTAGAACTTTTCACAGAGAGTCTTGAGGATTGGGTTCTTGAGAATTCATGTGCAGATTCAGCCGATGATGAGCAGTTCTTCGATTGTCCCTTTTTGATTGATGAACTGTGCAAGCTTGATTTGGCATTGGAGGGCGTTTTATTTCAGCAGTTGTTCCGCATGCCATGCTCACCTTCTCTAACTGATGATCTTAAAGAAGAGGAGTATCTTGCACTAGAAGACTTCCTTCATGTTGTCGCCAATGGCTTGTGGCGTACTTTTTGGCATAAAAGTGGACCCTTGCCATTCTTTGTATCTTGTCCACGTCATCCTGGATCTAAGTTTTATACTGTAGAAAAGGCAATATCAAGGGGAAGGCTTCAGGAGCTAAGTGGTTTAGCCTTATTGTCGAAAACTAGTAGTAATTTGCAAGTTCACTGGGATCAGGTGGTGGAGTTTGTGTTATTTAAGTCAGATATACTGTCAGGAAATGAGTTGAAATTATCTGCTCACACCATTTGTGAAGCCTTATTTTATGGTTTTCATATACTTGTTTCTAGGAGTTTGAGCAAGATCAGTACTATTAACAGTGATTCAGTTTTCCTTCTGGTTCTGGATTCTAAATATGGAGCGGTGGTAAAACTTGGTGGTGATCTTGGCAAACTTGATTTAAACTCATCTAACCCATACCAGGCCGTGGCTGAATGGATAAAAGCTCATGCTGAAGTTTGTGTTTCCTCAGTGGATCGGATATGGAACAAACTGGGGAATGCAAATTGGGGAGATCTGGGGACCCTGCAAGTACTTTTGGCAACTTTTTACTCCATAGTTCAGTGGAATGGACCACCACGAAAGTCGATAGCCTCATTAGCCTCAGATCATAGCCTCCGCCTTCAGAAACGTAGGATAGAGTGTCGCCTTAGTGATCAGAATGAAACTGCAATTGTTCCCTTCCAACAGTCTACCCACCAACATGGAGAGATTGTTGAACTTGACCAGAATGATAATTCATTTCTGAGAAAACAGGCATTGCGTTTGAAGCTAAAGAAGGGAGAGATATTGCTCTTGGATGATCAACGGCACGGGCAGAAAAGTTTCCAAATACAGGAGTCTCTGTTAGGAGGGAACTCATTTCTCTACAGTGCTGTTTCTCTTGATTATCCCACAGAGTTGTTGTCCTTATATGTAGGTGCCCATCCATCCAGACTCGAGCCATCTTGGGAGGATATGAGTCTGTGGTACCAAGTACAGAGGCAAACAAAAGTACTAAATATTTTGAAGCAGCAGGGAATTTCAAGCAAATATTTGCCTGATATAATGGCCTCTGGCCGCATTTTACATTCTGGTTCCTGCAAGAAGCAGAGCCCGGGAGGGCGATGTGATCATCAATGGTGTGGGACTCCAATACTTGTGACATCTCCAGTTGGGGAGCCACTTACATCTGTTGTTGCTCGGGAAGGCTCGTTCTCCTCTGAGGAAGCAATCCGCTGCTGCCGCGACTGCCTAGCTGCTCTCAGAAGTGCAGCTATGGCCAGTGTCCAGCATGGTGATATTTGTCCAGAAAACATAATACGTGTTGTTGACATGCAAGGTCCAAGAAACAGATTTTTTTATGTCCCGATATCATGGGGACGTGCAGTTTTGGAAGACAGGGATAGCCCAGCTATAAATCTGCAGTTCTCATCGTCTCATGCGCTTCAGCATGGGAAACTTTGTCCAGCATCTGATGCTGAAAGCCTCGTTTACCTCCTCTTTTTAATCTGTGGGGGAAGTATAGAGCAACAGGATTCTATTGAATCTGCTTTGCAATGGAGGGAGAGAAGCTGGGCAAAGCGTTTTATTCAACAGCAGCTTGGTGAGGTTTCAGCTCTCTTAAAGGCATTTGCGGATTATGTGGATAGCCTTTGTGGAACCCCATATCCAGTTGACTATGATATATGGTTGAAAAGATTGAATAGAGCCGTGGATGGCTCAGATGACAGAGGTAAAACGATTGAAGAAGTAGCCATAACTTTGAGATTAGAGGATGTAGCTGAGTCTTCAGGAACCTCTGGAGGTGGCCCTTGA